The bacterium genome includes a window with the following:
- the csm5 gene encoding type III-A CRISPR-associated RAMP protein Csm5 has translation MALNEFGKGEFEIKRFLDDYKILYKDVEKYHLAILTPGKEINEFVKTGFGNPYIPGSSIKGALRTVILWHLIKNSPPDKINDRLDEILNNPKVKKEQADNLLDKYLFGKDDKYLFGKEPNYDFLRGLQVGDVEFEIKNLAVEEIRTLTLTNADNYGWKRWQTFAEVLPLSESVSSLVNIEIDNFLFEHPKAKGILKFDHKKGYLTQIPKMCNDYARVFIQNEIKFFADCKMQPLKKYYEELLAKIPTDHRKGVLLHLGWGSGWRGMTGNYLDNQMLRRFRGKFRMGKSIKNPRTGKWEQFPIFPKTRRIVFRDNQPAYPLGWIMMEEK, from the coding sequence GTGGCATTAAATGAGTTTGGCAAGGGAGAATTTGAGATAAAAAGATTCCTGGATGACTACAAAATTTTATACAAGGATGTCGAAAAATACCATCTTGCCATTCTAACACCAGGGAAAGAGATAAATGAGTTTGTTAAGACAGGGTTTGGCAACCCTTATATCCCAGGAAGCTCAATCAAAGGAGCTCTGAGAACGGTAATCTTATGGCATCTCATAAAGAATTCACCACCAGATAAAATTAATGATAGATTAGACGAAATACTTAACAACCCTAAGGTAAAAAAAGAACAAGCAGATAATCTTCTTGATAAATATCTATTTGGGAAAGATGATAAATATCTATTTGGGAAAGAGCCGAACTATGATTTTTTAAGAGGATTACAGGTAGGGGATGTGGAGTTTGAAATAAAAAACCTTGCTGTAGAAGAGATAAGAACCTTAACCCTTACTAATGCTGATAACTATGGCTGGAAAAGGTGGCAGACTTTTGCTGAAGTGCTTCCTTTATCTGAATCTGTTAGCTCGTTGGTAAATATAGAGATAGATAATTTTTTATTCGAGCATCCAAAGGCAAAGGGAATACTCAAATTTGACCATAAAAAAGGATACCTTACCCAAATCCCTAAGATGTGCAATGATTATGCCAGGGTGTTTATCCAAAATGAGATTAAATTCTTTGCTGACTGCAAAATGCAACCACTTAAAAAATATTACGAAGAATTGTTAGCTAAAATACCTACTGACCACAGAAAAGGGGTTCTCCTTCATTTAGGTTGGGGAAGTGGTTGGCGAGGAATGACAGGAAATTATTTAGATAACCAGATGTTAAGAAGATTTAGAGGTAAATTCCGGATGGGGAAATCAATAAAAAATCCTCGTACTGGTAAATGGGAACAATTCCCTATCTTCCCAAAGACGCGCAGGATTGTTTTTAGAGATAATCAACCAGCCTATCCGTTGGGCTGGATAATGATGGAAGAAAAGTGA